CCTCTAATATGAATCAGGCTGAGTACATCAGGGTTCATCACTGTACACTGTCTAATGTCCTAATTCATCCAGTTAATAGATGTCATACAGATAAAATATGTCTCATTGGCTGTGTGAAATATAACATTTGTGGACACATCCATGTGTGCATATGAACAAGCAATCTGAAAAGAACTATCTGTTATGGAGAATATCTCAGCCAGTAGTATTCCGTGTCTTGTGAGGTAGTAGTTTATGACCATGAGACTTGTGGTGATATTTAATGTGAGGATCTGCTGTCATGGGTATCTCTcttatacacacaaacagaagcaaTTCTACATCAGTATTTACAGGACTCCTGGCTTTTCAGCcatcttaataataataataataataaccccACATACAATGTCCATATCAGAAGTAATAGTGTGACTGTTGTTTGACCCCAGCAGAGGATGTGATGATGGAGACGGTGGTGGAGGTGTCAACAGAGTGTGGGCCCATAGAGGAGGAGTCCTTCCCGATCCCTCCTGACTGTGAACCTGCTGccaagaagaagagaggaagtcAGTATCCCTGCTACACACAGGCCCCATTCAAACCTGTTGTTGTATTCAGCGCTGAGATTATCActtcacacctgacattagaCAATGTCTCCACATGAACAAAACAGTGAACACAACTCAGTGGGATAGTTAAATAAAATAGAGGATGCCCATTTGTTGGTCACtgttaattgtgtgtgtgtgtgtgtttgtgtttgtgttgaatgtaGGTGGGCGTAAGCCGAAGTCACACCAGCCTGCCTCCAATGGCTCCTTTGACTTGGGGATcaagaagagacagagggagggcaAAGGTTTGTATCAGCTCTATGTGTGAAGTTGACAGCCTGCGGCATTCTGACTGCTGGTCTAAATTCTCCCAGGAGATGTCTGTGTTATACAATGGAGTTGTCCTGGCAGCTTATGGGGTTGTGCATCAGTTCACTGTCATGCACAACAGACTCAAAGTGAGAGGTATACAGAGACGGCAAGTGCCTACCTACTAAGAACTGCATGACTCTCACAGAAACGTGCACAGCTAAAATTATGATGAAGACCTTATTATATGATATTTTGCTGcctatagagagagagagagacagagggggagagggagaaagttaGCGTGAGTGAGTGAAAATATCTCCTGTGGTTGTTACAGTGCGTTCACAGTCTGTTCCTGTGTTCAGCTCACACcttgattttctcttttattggtGATAGTGTGATGTAACCAGGCCTGAAAACCAACTCAAGGAGAAACATTGTTCCCTTTAATTCACTTGTTACTAATCATTGAAAGCATCTTTAAGGTGCAGTTGGCCTGTGTGAGTCTTTTTCTACAGTTTGCCCCTGACCATCAATGTAGTGATAATAACTACAGTATATGTTGTGGAGCTTCAGAAGTTTATGCGGCTGTGCTTTGTGTCCTCCAGGCAACACCACCTATCTGTGGGAGttcctgctggagctgctgcaggataAAAACACCTGTCCCCGCTACATTAAGtggatgcagagagagaagggcATCTTCAAGCTGGTCGACTCCAAGGCCGTGTCCAAACTTTGGGGGAAACACAAGAACAAGCCCGACATGAACTACGAGACCATGGGCCGAGCCCTGAGGTCACACTTCCTTCTCCACTAATGCCTCATAGTGCTGAATGCTGTCTCTCCTGTCATTCGTAATAACTCAGCTttgatgtgcgtgtgtgtgtttaggtatTACTACCAGCGTGGCATCCTGGCGAAGGTGGAGGGTCAGCGTCTGGCCTACCAGTTCAAAGACATGCCTAAGAACATTCGTGTGatcgacgaggaggaggagggcgaggagtTGGAAGACAGCGAGGGCGTGGCCCAGCACCCGGCTCACCAGCAGGGCCCTGCCAGCTTGGGCACCAACTCCACTGCTGCCATCCCGACTCAGCAGACCTACGTCACTGTCATCCCCAGCAATGCCACCACAAGGTCTGAGAAGTCTATTTGGCTTTCACATGTGTTCATAACCACATATTGAATCTGATTTGCTCAGTGTTGATCTGTAAAACTGGTTTATTAAGTTTCTACTACTCAAACTACAATTCAGCAGCCAAGAAGTGATTTAATTAAATGATATAGCCCAGTTCGTCATGTGTAGGTATCAACCCTTTACTTGTAATTACATTAGAAGATCACAATAATTACTCCATACTCCATCaaaaattcaaataatattAACCTGTCAGTACAGATGTATTGGGTTTAACCTGAAACTTCTTGGAAATTTACTTGCTGTTGTATTCGATGCGAAGACTGAGGACACTCTTATATCTCTATAGCAAATATGAAGCAAGATCCAAAAGACTTTGAGCTTAACTTTGCATAGTCTTTccttgctgagggttaaggcCAGCGGATGTCACACCTTCTTaagctctatgagacaaactgatttgtgaatatgggctatacagatacaattttattgattgaaatATTCAGAAGGAAACGGCTAACATGATTGTGTTTAAAGTTCAGCCATGAGATTATTGATCTTGTCATTTAACTGATAAGAAATGTACTGATGACTGATATGGTGTATTCTTCTCTGCCCTgtgcctcctcctgcagacctTTCCGAGCCATGCCATTGGTCATGACCAACTCTCTAGGTCAGGTGACGTTAAACTCCTCGTCCAttctcaccaccaccacaggaGTCCCGGTAAGTGTAGCGAACACCTCCGGCAGCACTCCCCCCAAACTGGTGATCCAGGCTCTGCCCACCATGCTATCCGGCTCCAAAGCAGGAGAGAagatcaccatcatcaccatcccGGCCAACCAGCTCGCCTCGCTCTTGCAGGCCAATTCTACAGGCCAGCTCACGCAGCTCATCCAGGCCAAACATCTGGCCACACAGCTGACGCAGCAGGCCACCACTAAGCCTGCAGCCGGCACTGCGCCTACGATCCAGGTAATCGCTGGCCGGTCAGCACCGCAGCTCATCCTGGCCAAACcagcggctgtggctcagcgATTGCCTCAGCTCCAGGTGAGCCAGTCTCACCCCACCCTGGTGAAAATCCCCGCGCAGCCCCTGAAGCCCTCCGACTGTCAGCCTGAGGCAGCACAATCACAAGTAATAGTAGTAGAGGTGCCGCGCCCTTCCGGCAGCCCACCAGCAGCATCAGGAAAGACCCCGTCATCCTGAGGGGGTGGTAGTACAGGAAATGACTGTGGACGCTGCCGTGGAGGTGCAGGGCACGTCCCACACCTCCCCCGCCTCAGAGCAGAGCTGCTCTCTCATTGGCTCTCAGACTTTCAGCCTATTGTTGGTTTCCAAGGAGACTGAAGCCACACAAAGGATTAAAGGGACTGttgtaaacacactcacacaggtgGTTCAGAGCTCAGAAGACATGGGCAGCCTTAGATTGTACATGAAAAGCTCCTTTTGTAATCAAACCTAATATAAAAGCCCAATGAGACtttgttgtaaacaaaaatgtaaaaagcatttttttgaTACTCAGCAGGTATGTAACAGTACAGGCGTAGTTTgacttcatctctttctttcctcttttttcagTCTAATTGTTTGTCTGCAGAGTTCTGTTACTCCACAGCACTGTCACCTTCTCCCAACGTACAGCATCTTTTTCTACTGGTCATCAAAAGAGAGTAAAAAGGATGTCTGCATGGAGATGGAAGAACTTAATGGTGTGCTCCACATTAGAAGTATGATATACTATTTTTCTTGTACTATCAATGTATTGAAGTAGATTTTACTTAATATGTGTATTataaaagaagacaaatgaTAATTGTAACTGTCTGAAGTTGTTTTATTAAGCCATCTGAAAAGTGACATGTTCTTAAGTCTATTTAAAGAAACTTTGCAGTTGTATGAACACAGTAACCTGCACTGGTCAGTCCACACAGAGGCCCTGTGCTGCTGGGAATGAGCCGGTCTCAAGTCACTTCTATGGCCCTGTTCAggcctggtattaacatctgtcctgagaccTCAGATCAGTGTTAAGCTCTGACCTTGTCCGTTTAAACCTATGTGTTTCCAGTGACCACTGGGATTAGACCGCACATCATATCTGTTCACAAAGAAcacatgatgttgtttttagccagtctgagtatatatatatatacacatttgttTGAACTTAGAGCAGTCCACTGGTGAtgggatggatgttaataccaggtctgaacagggtctatGTGAGACCCCCAGTCTCAGTGTGTCGACCAGCTCTGTGCTGGGAGATTATTACTGTTTACTTGTTTAACTTAACATTGCTTAGCTCTGCAAAAGCAGAAACTTGTGGACAAACAGTCATTTGACATCCTGAGTATTCAGCACTGCCCCTAAAATCTGAAGGGACCACAAATATTTACCTTCACTAATCAGAACAGAAAacgtaaaaaataaaatatctgaagATGCTTCTTGTACATCGACAGTGGATCTACATGTGGGAGAGTACCGTTTAGAAGTGGAAACACACTTGGACTTACAAGTTATGTTCCACAATGAAAAAGGTTGAAATGTCACAGTAGCATCAGTGAGTTCACTGCATGCTGTGCCCCCAAGCTCAGCTACACTGAACCTGCAAAAAGACAACACAAACCCATGAAGATCTTCAACACCATGACAGAACATGTAACACATAGAAACATGGATGCAGCATTCTGTGGGTGCACACTTTGTTATACACTCTCTTATAAAACAGATCTCCTAAAAAGACCCAGATCTCTTTTGGTtataataaacaaaagaaaaaacatctgttcacAGCTGGTAGAAATGACTTGCGTACGTATGCACGTTTACGTTTGCAGGAATCCAATCAAAGGGGATGTGtgatggaggagctggaagAGAACAAAATAGAGGTTTCAAATGAAATTTAAGCAATTATAATCAATGTCTTCGATCATGGCATGTTGTTAAGAGAGGCTGGACAAAGTACAGCCAGGAAGGACAAAATGTAAGTTAATGTGACTGTATACCATGCTGTATTATAGCTGTACAGGGGTTAGCACTGGATCATAGTTTGAATCCTGGCTCAGCCGGGGGTCTTTCTGTGAGGGGTTTGCGTGTTCTCCCCCGGTCTGTTTATCCGGGTACTCCAGCTCCCTCCCATAGTCctcagacatgcagattggggttagatGAATTGTCAGACCATGTCAGACAGTGTATACACACAGTGGTGCCCTGAGGTAACTGGGCCGGTGGACTAACGGGAGGCAGCCGGGGTGGTCTACCTTCAGGTTGCGTTCTGAAATGCACAACTCTGGTGAGCAGAAAAGCCCAGGTGTAAAGAGTGGTAATCTGAGTTACCATAGTATTTCTGACCAGCTCCAACCAgtttaacctctgacctctcccATCTACACAGAACTGCTACTCACTGGTTTTGGTTTCATTCTGAGTAAAAACTCTCAGGAGATAAACTGTTtcagaaaaactcaaaacaGAAATCATGTCAAAGTCAGTGAGATGACATTTATTCATCATACTGAGGAGTTTGAATTGAGCATTGAATATTTCAGTTACAGGAGACGTCCTGTTTGGAACAAACTTGCTGAACTATTAGCAAATGTTTGTCTTTAGGATTACAGACATTTGTATCATATCATTCACAGAGATTCAGCTCAGAGCAGGACTCGTGCTACCTGCCCTCAGACTGTCAGTTCACCTGATGTTGGTGGATGTGATGGATGGTGATCGTGGACTACGataacaagactgcttgatatacaatatgcctactcacattcTACCATTACTGGTAATAactccatttcaattgtcattgctgctcccttcatctctagcagacattttcttatgtacaaatactttaaacattgacacacctttcTATTATGTTACAGTTTCTTCTAATccatgttgtaaatattgtaattttgttgtgtTCAGCTACACGTggttgtactgtaaagcgccATGTGAAAACAGACCATTTATCCTGTGATTTCACTCCTGTGTATATTCTTCCCAAGGCCAATCCTGCCCATGCCATGAGCACTGTACTTCTACTGCTGTTATCCCACCAGGCAGGATAAGTCCTCAGATCTCTGTTGTGATACAGTGAAAGGAACATATGAGTCAGTCTCCTTTCCCCCTCACGCTCTGCCCACAACTGGGTCCTCTCAACCAAGGGAGGAATGATGCAGACCATCCACTGCTTGTCTATAGGACTGTTTTTAAATGCACCCACTCGGAGATGTTGAAGGCTCTGTAGGAACAGTGATGAACTCACCCACACATCTGTTCCTATGTGGCTTTTAGTGAGGGGCTTCTGAAATAGATGCTGCAAAACGGGAGGCGGAAGCCCCACCCCCCACTACTAAACAATtattgtgtgtgcgcgtgctcGTATTTGTTGCCTCCTTAGGACTTTTCTggtataaacactgaccttgtcaggaccagtagacaGAGATGTGGCGACTGTGGCTCAAGAGATAGGGTCGAACATTAGCcggaaggtcggtggtttgatccccatcTCCCTCAGTCCGCATGCCGATGTGTTCTTGGGCAAGAGACTGAGccacaaattgcccctgatgggTGTGTAAGCAGTGCGTGATTGATGTACgataatgtgtgtgaatgggtggatggactgtaaagagctttgaggggtcctcaagactagaaaagtgctaaataaatCATGGGGCCTTATGAGGCAAAACATAGTTTCCTGGTTAATGTTAGGATTAAGATGGGAGTTGTGGTTAGGTTAGTTAGGTATGAATTGGCCACGGTTAAgtttagggataaggttttcACTAGGCTGTTCACAATGAATGGTagtgcaaacctgtgtgtatgtttacaaaaaaagaaCTAGTTCACGAACTAGgcacagtaaaatacatttctttatttatattttaaaatgtagcaCTTCTGCTCATGTCGTCATGATgttgtcacagcaacaacactgtCATGATTACCATTGTAAAACTGACGAACCACCTCAGATTACTTAAGTGCaaagtaaatcatttaaagACACTGTACTAAAATCTGTTGATTATGGTAAAACCAAATgaaagtataaataataattaaataaaaattaagtTAAGAGTCTTATGTGCGTGTTGGAAACAAACTACTGCAGTGGTTTTCCAGTCGTCAAACCCGTTAGCTACTGAGAAACTGAGCATGTTACTTAAGCGCTCATTATACATTCTGGATCAGCATTCTCCTCACTCGCTTCTCCTATTGGTCCAGAGCTGCTATGATGAAAGTCTATGGGGTTCCTCCCTGAAGCTGATGTCACAGAGCAGTGATAAATGGTCAGAGGGGTAGTGGTAGGAGGGGAGGCGGTCAGGGCCGATCTGCTCTTCAGTGGGAATGTCCAACAGGCAGTCCACACTCAAAGCATTATGGGTATACCAGATGTAGTCAAGCGTATTGCAGCTCTCTCCAGAGGGGCGGATTTTCCATGTGGTATAGGCTGGCTCCATCTGCCCGTCAGAGCTCAGCAGCTTGTATGCAGAGTTCAGGCCGAGGGAGGAAGAGCTGAAGCGTCTGTAAACATCCTCTGATGGCTCTGCATTAAAGTCCCCACACACTATTAAAGGGACGATGGTGGATGCTGACTCGCTCTGACTGCCAGCCCGGGATGTTATGCTGCGTAGGCTCTGCAGCAGGTCAGCACCCTGCGCACTCCGCAGCCTCTCCCATCCACTGCGAGCTTTCAGATGAGTTACAGCCACACACAGCTGCCGACCCGTTACCCTGCAACTCAGGGTCTGAACAATGGCTACCTGGTTGGTGGGCAGCATCATGGCTGACAGCCGCAGGTGAGCTGCAGCCTGAAGGGAGAAGCGTGAGTGGCGATAAAATAGAGCGCAGCCGTCAGGACCGTTATTCTGCTCTACATCCAGGCAGGGAGACCAGGGTTTTGGCAGGAAGCTTCCGTGGTAACCCAGGCTGGTCATGATTGGTTGGAAAGTGTCATAGTAGTGGTCCACTTCCTGTAGACAGAGGATGTCTGGTCTGTAGGTGAGAATCTCTTCCAGGATCAAGTACTTCCTTTCCTGCCAGTTGAGAGCATCCAGTGGACAGCGGATGAAGCCGTCCTTCCCCTCACCAAGAGCTGGAAACAGAATCACTGATGTTATAATGCTGGCAGCTTGGTGAAGACATCTTTGTTTAGCATACctgcatgctaacatttgctaactGGCACTAAACAGTGTGCAGTTGAGTATGACAAAAATACAGTATCATTATATTTTCGAGTATTTGATCATTAACCAAGTTAAATGTACCTTGTGCCAATATGTTCCACTGCATGACCCGTATGGAAGGGTTGTGCTTGTGGTGGTAGGGCGCTGTGCCGCTGGGATGGACCAGATCCCGGTGTGGCCGGGCTGGTCGCCTCTGCAGGGCATCCTCACACTCTCTGAGCAGCTGGTCCGGGTCTACCTCGGCCAGGTCCTGGTCTGGGCTCTCCTCCGGGTACAGCTCTGGTTGGGCCAAGGATGAGCTGTTCAGTGACTGGGTCAGAGTACCAAACAACCTGCTGCTACTGCTGGCCCCCATTGGACTAACTGGTGGAGAGGAACCAAGAAAGGAAAATGTGTGGTCAGTAAGGGTCATCTATGGTGCTGTGAACCTTTTACTTGTTGCTAACATTAGCCACTGGTCATACCAGACCCAAAGAAAAAATAATCCACAAACCCAAACCCTGAGTGTTAAGACTTGAGCGAGTGTGTTTCAGtgccaaaaaaaacatacaatcTTTTGTCACTACTGGTTTTCATATCATTCCCAACTTTATGCAGAGCCTACTCCATAAATTACCTTCAATCACTCCAAATACCATGAAGATCTTTGGATTTTTATCTTAGCCTCATCAGGCTAAATAATGACCTCTCTCAGTTCATCTTATAGGCAGAGTGAGGGTTAGCCATGCTGCGTTCAGCTGACAGGACTGTCCCCCATCACTGCAACAGTACAAAGGTTCTGGTGCTCTTTTAGAACATAGTGACTTAACGTTTGTTCAGACCACACAGTGAACCGCTGAGAAAGCAAACAGTTCATTATGTAAAGAGGAAGCTGACTGGTCTGATGTAATGAATGTATACGATCAGAATAACATACAGACAGTGGCTACAGTCGTACAGTACTTCTTTTTTGTATGAATTAAAGTGTGGGAACAAGTGCGCAACTCTCAGCGGACACAGAACGCAGAAATTGTGATTAACTTTTAAAAGCTGGAGGACCTGGGCCGACACCCAACTCTACCCTCCCCACAGACAGGTCCCAGGTCTGGGGTAGTGACGATACACATCACTTCAGACCTCTGTGCCTTACTATCCTCTGAAATGTATGTTCTTTATAGACATCAGATGTTTATTTGTTCACACAAATGTTGCACAATTTATTTACAAGTAGACTGTTGTTGCTAAAGAAAGTGCTCATTCTTTCCCTGAAGACTCATGTTAGTTATGATCATTTTTACTCATTAATTTTTGTTTTAGTAGTTTTATTGtccttaaataaataacaataataactcgggtcatgtgcagtgagagcacgggcagggtgtgcacaggcaggcaggtgtgttagtgacagacagacagacataaatGCCAGCAAATCATTTCACTGGGTCCAAATGACAggattggttgtgtttattacagtcctgcggGGGCCACACACAacggtttttctttttttagacaACTTTTATTTGTTGATGGCTATCaagatgtgaagaggatttcaacaaacaaGATAACCCATGTAAAAGGGTAATGGAAAGTCTATGGTGAGTGTCTCTTGCAACTCAACAGTGTATGTAAAGTTTAGTAATATTCTAGGATAATTACAGAGTAGCAGATATGAAATATCTAATCCTGTAATCCTATTTAAGTTCAAGCACACTATGACATGGTTAGAACAGCCTGTGTGTGACTTAATGACGACTCTGCACATCGTGAGAAATCTGTAGCTACTGGTGACAGTCTAGTACctgaattttctttttaccAATTTTTTTGCAAGGGTTAGGAAACAAACTCAAGTtagctgaaataaaacaatttaaattatatatttattagaGTGCTTCAGTTGTCCAGTTTTCTGACAGTATTCTGAAAATACTGAGGTATAATACAACTGTTCTGTTTCTCCCtggtctttgttgtttttacaggaaCCTGTCACTGCATGGTGGAAAACAGTGCACCAGTCATGCATTAAAGGAATATATATTCAGACATAGGCTGTGGAGAATCACTTCAGAAACTGGTCCTGGATTAACTCAGCAAATATCTGCTTTTGGCGagtgtaataaaataaataggtGCCAAATCAAGGtaatttatcaatcaatcaaattgtatttgcatagcccatattcacaaatcccaatttgtatcatagggctttaacaaggtgcgacaacAGGGTAAAAAAccttagaaacctcagagagagccacatgtgagggatccctctcccggGATGGACAGAAGTCCAATAACTGATACAAATATCGAACCCCATCATTCGTCCTGCTTGCTGACTTTAACACAGTAAGTTACTGTCAATAAACATCTTACCTATGGTCTCCATATCAGCTTTAATGCTTTCTTCCCTCTTCTTTCTAGGTGTAATGAGCACAGTCCTCTTCTATCTCTGTCATTCACTGCTGACCTCTTACCTTTATCCTCTTTATTACCTGAGCATCACGCTCTCTCTGTACGTCTACAAAGTGACTCATCCCTTATCCGTCTCATCCTTCATTATacacctgtctccctctctctctgaatcATCACTTCTCaaccctccctgcctcctcctcgcTCGCTGTTAGACAGAATGACACCTCTACGTCTCAGGGTCACCATAGTGATGATAGATGCTTATTGTGAAGAACAGGATGCATCCTAAGATTGTGCAAGCAAGGAAGCATGTTTAGGGAAAGTGGGTGAGATTTTGATAAGAATGGGCATGTTGTCC
The Hippoglossus stenolepis isolate QCI-W04-F060 chromosome 7, HSTE1.2, whole genome shotgun sequence genome window above contains:
- the LOC118112235 gene encoding ETS-related transcription factor Elf-2 isoform X1, whose amino-acid sequence is MTSVVVSDGGGNIVEYVTVIEEPQQCEQHPVEEEEEEVVQQEVEAVIVEGGEEVEEDVDEEEGMVLQDEGCPAVIVEEVPSAQVEECYSAQVLVYDDETYLMQDVADEQEVVTEVAETVEMSGHDMVCFDKTFEAAEALLHMESPGGLHSERNTAEDVMMETVVEVSTECGPIEEESFPIPPDCEPAAKKKRGSGRKPKSHQPASNGSFDLGIKKRQREGKGNTTYLWEFLLELLQDKNTCPRYIKWMQREKGIFKLVDSKAVSKLWGKHKNKPDMNYETMGRALRYYYQRGILAKVEGQRLAYQFKDMPKNIRVIDEEEEGEELEDSEGVAQHPAHQQGPASLGTNSTAAIPTQQTYVTVIPSNATTRPFRAMPLVMTNSLGQVTLNSSSILTTTTGVPVSVANTSGSTPPKLVIQALPTMLSGSKAGEKITIITIPANQLASLLQANSTGQLTQLIQAKHLATQLTQQATTKPAAGTAPTIQVIAGRSAPQLILAKPAAVAQRLPQLQVSQSHPTLVKIPAQPLKPSDCQPEAAQSQVIVVEVPRPSGSPPAASGKTPSS
- the nocta gene encoding nocturnin isoform X3; translated protein: MGASSSSRLFGTLTQSLNSSSLAQPELYPEESPDQDLAEVDPDQLLRECEDALQRRPARPHRDLVHPSGTAPYHHKHNPSIRVMQWNILAQALGEGKDGFIRCPLDALNWQERKYLILEEILTYRPDILCLQEVDHYYDTFQPIMTSLGYHGSFLPKPWSPCLDVEQNNGPDGCALFYRHSRFSLQAAAHLRLSAMMLPTNQVAIVQTLSCRVTGRQLCVAVTHLKARSGWERLRSAQGADLLQSLRSITSRAGSQSESASTIVPLIVCGDFNAEPSEDVYRRFSSSSLGLNSAYKLLSSDGQMEPAYTTWKIRPSGESCNTLDYIWYTHNALSVDCLLDIPTEEQIGPDRLPSYHYPSDHLSLLCDISFREEPHRLSS
- the nocta gene encoding nocturnin isoform X2 translates to MNPARRCSALLNQLCSRGRPAARGRFPAGPASNPAGRRCSGIGGSEMGVKGTGPQLKPSGTSSSRAAPELYPEESPDQDLAEVDPDQLLRECEDALQRRPARPHRDLVHPSGTAPYHHKHNPSIRVMQWNILAQALGEGKDGFIRCPLDALNWQERKYLILEEILTYRPDILCLQEVDHYYDTFQPIMTSLGYHGSFLPKPWSPCLDVEQNNGPDGCALFYRHSRFSLQAAAHLRLSAMMLPTNQVAIVQTLSCRVTGRQLCVAVTHLKARSGWERLRSAQGADLLQSLRSITSRAGSQSESASTIVPLIVCGDFNAEPSEDVYRRFSSSSLGLNSAYKLLSSDGQMEPAYTTWKIRPSGESCNTLDYIWYTHNALSVDCLLDIPTEEQIGPDRLPSYHYPSDHLSLLCDISFREEPHRLSS
- the nocta gene encoding nocturnin isoform X1 produces the protein MNPARRCSALLNQLCSRGRPAARGRFPAGPASNPAGRRCSGIGGSEMGVKGTGPQLKPSGTSSSRAAPVSPMGASSSSRLFGTLTQSLNSSSLAQPELYPEESPDQDLAEVDPDQLLRECEDALQRRPARPHRDLVHPSGTAPYHHKHNPSIRVMQWNILAQALGEGKDGFIRCPLDALNWQERKYLILEEILTYRPDILCLQEVDHYYDTFQPIMTSLGYHGSFLPKPWSPCLDVEQNNGPDGCALFYRHSRFSLQAAAHLRLSAMMLPTNQVAIVQTLSCRVTGRQLCVAVTHLKARSGWERLRSAQGADLLQSLRSITSRAGSQSESASTIVPLIVCGDFNAEPSEDVYRRFSSSSLGLNSAYKLLSSDGQMEPAYTTWKIRPSGESCNTLDYIWYTHNALSVDCLLDIPTEEQIGPDRLPSYHYPSDHLSLLCDISFREEPHRLSS
- the LOC118112235 gene encoding ETS-related transcription factor Elf-2 isoform X2; amino-acid sequence: MTSVVVSDGGGNIVEYVTVIEEPQQCEQHPVEEEEEEVVQQEVEAVIVEGGEEVEEDVDEEEGMVLQDEGCPAVIVEEVPSAQVEECYSAQVLVYDDETYLMQDVADEQEVVTEVAETVEMSGHDMVCFDKTFEAAEALLHMESPGGLHSERNTEDVMMETVVEVSTECGPIEEESFPIPPDCEPAAKKKRGSGRKPKSHQPASNGSFDLGIKKRQREGKGNTTYLWEFLLELLQDKNTCPRYIKWMQREKGIFKLVDSKAVSKLWGKHKNKPDMNYETMGRALRYYYQRGILAKVEGQRLAYQFKDMPKNIRVIDEEEEGEELEDSEGVAQHPAHQQGPASLGTNSTAAIPTQQTYVTVIPSNATTRPFRAMPLVMTNSLGQVTLNSSSILTTTTGVPVSVANTSGSTPPKLVIQALPTMLSGSKAGEKITIITIPANQLASLLQANSTGQLTQLIQAKHLATQLTQQATTKPAAGTAPTIQVIAGRSAPQLILAKPAAVAQRLPQLQVSQSHPTLVKIPAQPLKPSDCQPEAAQSQVIVVEVPRPSGSPPAASGKTPSS